Within the Microcoleus sp. bin38.metabat.b11b12b14.051 genome, the region TGATGCAGCAGCAGTCGGATTTGGTGGAAGTGGTGGCGACTTTGAAGCAGGTGGTTTGCGTTAAGGGGTGATGGGGAGAGGTGGAGAACAGGAATTACGCATGAAGACCCAAGAAACCGGGTTTTTATCGAATCTGCGGGTAACAACGAAGGATTTTCGTAAAAAACCCGGTTTCTCACCACTCGTCCGTAAGTCCTAAATACTGAAATATGAGAATGATAGAATATAGGAGCTATATATCGTGCCAGTCACCTCTATTAATTCATCTAAGTTAAGGAAAATATCTGTAAACTTCTTTGCGGTGCAACACCCTCACAAAAATGACGATATTTTCATCGAATGCTATACCAATTCTGTAGTCTCCGATTCTAATTCGATAGTAGTTACCGTCAGCTTTAAGCTTTTTCAAGTTGCTTACATCTCCGAAATTTTCAGCCGCCTCTACTTCTTCAATAACCGCCTGAATTCGTTGCAGTAGGGATTCATCGCGCAGATTGTTTAAATCTTTCTCAAAACTCTTTCTAAATTCAACATTCATTGTTTTCGTCCTAGAATATTGAAAATTGTTTCACGGCTGACTGGCTCGGTATTTTCGCCTTCTTGGATTGCTTTTTCTAATGCAATATCTTCAATGATTTCTGCTAATAAATCATAAACTATTTCCTTTCTTTCTTGAAGCAGTTCAACAATGGCACTTTTTATCAGTTGTTTCAGCTCGATCTCGTCTATGGTAATTTCAGACATAAAGCCTCCAGATTGGGAGTTGAGTTTAATCGTAAGATACTCTCTATTATGCCATCATCTCGCTAATCCACGCCACAATCTTGGCAATTAAGTTCGGTTGACTGGGTGAAAAAGTTGGCAAGGAAATATCTGCTTTTTCGCAGACGACACAAATCGCGCGATCGAATTTGCTTAAAGCTTTGAGAAATGGAGCGCTAAATCCTGTGGGTGTGGGTGAGAGTGCTGTGGAATCGTAGCAGATGAAAAACAGGGGGATTTCGCTTTGGCGGCGTAGGGAATTCCAATACAGTTTGAGTTTTTGCATGGTATCTGGATAGCCATTTTGCGACTCTGGACAATTTTGATTTAGCATCATATCGTAAATTTCAAGGGCGGAGTTTTCGGGTTCTATGAATTGGTGAGTGTCGATGCAAATTAGTTTTACTTTGCTGCATAAATCGGGTCGATCGTTAATGGCTTCGGCAAGGATTTGGGGTAAGTTTGCTAAGTTGAGGCTTGCTGTTGGGGAGTTGGGAAGGGTGTCTTGGTGCCAAGCTTGATAGAAGTCGGGGTAGGGTAGATTTTGGGCGTAGTGCCAGATTAAATTGTAGCAGTCATAATTAATTTCCTGAAAGTTGTTTAACTTAGCTATTAAGGCTTTAATTATGGTCAATGGCTTGTCTATTTGGATGTTCTTCAAGCTTTCTGTCCATATGTAAATGTAGGTGTCACAACGATTGGGTGAGTTGAGCAGTTGCACGAAGGTATTGATGGCTTTTTGATTGCCTGGGTCAATTTTCCCTAAGCTTTCTGCTACGTTGCTACGGGTAAAAATACGAAGATTGGGATAATTGAGCAGTTGCACTAAAGTATCGATAGCATTTTGATTACCTTGGCCAATTTTCCCTAAGCTTCGTATCACCTCTATTATAGAGATATAATTAATATTGGGATAATTGAGCAGTTGCACTAAAGTATCGATAGCATTTTGATTACCTTGGCCAATTTTCCCTAAGCTTTCTGTTACGTAGCGACGGATATCATTATCAAGATGGGGTGAATTGAGCAGTTGCACTAAGGTATTGATGGCTTTTTGATTGCCTGGGTCAATTTTTCCTAAGCTTTCTGCTACGTTGCTACGGATATCATCATCAAGATGGGATGAATTGAGCAATTGTGCCAAATCATCGCTCACGGTTTTATTGGCTTGACCAATTATCTGTAAAATTCTTGGCGCTCGTATACGGGTGTCAGCATTAAGATTGGGAGAGTTGAGCAGTTGCACCAAAGTATCGATCGTTTTTTGATTGTTTGGGTCAATTTTCCCTAAGCTTTCTGCCACTCTTAAACGGTCGTAATTATAGATATCCGGTGAATTGAGCAATTGCACTAAAGCATTAATCGCTTTTTGATTACCTGGATCAATTTTTCCTAAACTTTCTGCCACATCCCTACGGATATAATCATCAAGATTAGCAGAGTTGAGCAGTTGAAGCAAAGCATCGATCGCTTTTTGATTGCCTTGACCAATCATCCCTAAGCTTACTGCCAGTAGGCTACGAGTGTTATTAGAAAGATCGATAGAATAGAGCAATTGAATCAGAGTATCGATGGCTTTTTGATTTCCTTGACCAATTTTCTTTAAGCTTGCTCTCACTATTGAATGACTGTAATGAGTGTGATCAGGAGAAATGAGCAGTTGGACTAAAGCATCGATCGCTTTCTGATTGCCTGGGTCAATTCTCCCTAAGCTTTCTGCCACTTCCCTACCGGTGTCATCATCAAGATTGGGAGAATTGAGCAGTTGCACCAAAGCATCGATCGCTTTTGGGAGTTGCGTCTGTTCTAATGCTTCCCTAGCTGCATTGCTGATTACTCTATCGCCATTATAAAAGCCCCACCTAACAATCTGTCCTATTACTTCATCTATTTGGGAATAATCCTGAAACTCCGCAATTGCGGCTGCTGCTAAAAAATACGCTCGATATTCATAGAAGCCTTTGTCTACATCGTCTTGAGAATTCCATTTTCCACATCCATCCTCAAAATTAACCAAAGCATCAATAAATTCCTGTTTCTGCTTTGCTTCTATCTCCCCTCGTCCCAACCACAGCAAAATTACCTCTCTCCACTGCCGCTCAAAAATACGGTAACGGTCAGAAACTGGGGGGATTTGGTGATCTAAGAAATAGTGCCAATCTGTAATGGCACAAGCAGCGAAATATTCCTGAAACGTGGGATGGTAGAAAGCATAAACTGGCTTTTTCGTGCGAGTATCCCTGTCAACCAAAACCAACCATCCCAATTCATCTGCTAAATCAAACCACTGTTCCTCCATCTGCCCGATCGCAAATTCTTGCTCGATCCGAAACCGATTAGCACTTTCCATCGCCGCTAAAGCCAACTTTGCCAAAGCTTGTTGAATCTGTTTTTTATCCGTTTCCTTCAATACTCGCTGTTTCTGCTGAAATTCCTCTTTTTTCCAGTCAAAAAAATAAGTAGTAAACTGCTCGTAAAGTGCCGCCTTCGTTGACGGCAAATCCCGTTCAGCTACGCACCAAGACTGACACAACATCGACAACCGCAGGGGATTGCGTACCAGTTCCCGAATTCGCTCTTTTCCCGGTGCTTTTAACTGTTGCTGTAACCGTTTTCCCTGGGAATGCCAAGAAGTTTCATTGTCAGAATTGCGCCGTTTCTCATCCTGACTCGCTTGCTCAAACCACTGGTGAATAAACTCATCGACATCATCGGGTTCAAATTCCAATGTTTTATAAGTCTCAAAATTCGTCAGCGTATTGCTAATCGCCGCATCCCAAACATTCAAACGGCAAGTTAGCACCACCCGCGCTTTACCCACCCAGTCTGTTAGTTGATCTCGAATTTTCGCCAACGCCTGCACGGGGGATTCGGCGGCCATTTCATCCACGCCATCAAGCAGCAACCACACTTTACCTTGACTGAACAGTTGTTTGAGTGCTTTCCCGATCTCTGGTGTTACATTTTCCGCATCAGCATCGATAAATTGCAGCGCTTTTTTCAGCCAATTATTGAGTAAATAATCTTCAATGGTGCTTTCTCGTAAATCTGCCAGTCGAATACAAATCGGAAAATCTGGGGAATTTTTCGGCAACCGTTCCGCCAATTCTCCTAATAGCGTTGTTTTTCCCGCACCCGGTTCGCCAATAATCGCGATATGCTTGCCTTTTTCGGTGCGATTTTCGGCAATCACTTTCTGGAAAAAAGCATCATCTTTATAAGTTTGGACGATTTGCAGTTCTGGTTCTTTCTGGCGCGACTCTTCGCCTGTGGGGTTTGGTATGGGGTTTGGTGTTTTGGGACGTTCCATTAATCCCAAGGGAACGTAAATATTTAATTCATATTGTTGTGCTGTTGCTTGGCGGCGGAGTTGTTGAGTTTCTATAACTTTGTTGCAGATATCGCGCCAGTTAACTTCGATAGTCTCGGTGAGATTCGATTTTTCCCCGTTCTCAAAGGACGGAGGCAGTCAGAAGTTGTTAGTCTGGTTCTGGATATTACCTTGATTGATAACTCCCTTTTCTTGCAACTTCGACCAGTTCAGGTTTTGGATGGATGGTTGTTGGGACTGGAGCTTTTTCATTTCCAATTGGATATATTCGGCAAGTCTGGGATTTGGATCTGCCTGTGCTGCTGCTAGCAATTGGATTAATATTTGTTTGAATTCGTCATTTCGATCGGCTACTGATTGCACTTCCAGGATTGCTTGACCGTAATCTAAAGGTTGCTCAGGCACAAGTTCGATCGCACTCGCCGTATCTGGAGACTCGTGTTTGAGCACTGACCGGAATTTTTGAACCGATTGAGTCAACGCATCTCCAAGGTTTTCTCCAATTTTTTCCAAAGCTTTTGTTCCTAATACGGTTGCCATCGCAGTTCCAGCAGCCGTCAGCGCCAAAGGTTCCATAAATTATGAGTAGGAGTTTTCATGGTTTGTAAATTTATAACATAATTTTTGTATAAATGCAAAGCTGCACATTTTCGTTGAGATACTGCTGCGACTAGGCGAGAAACTAAAACAAACTTTAATCAGATCGCACAATTGTTGATGTAGTCTTAGAGAATTTCAAAACCACAGCAAAAAGGGGAAATTGAATTTAACTCAACTTCCCCATCTTGACAAACGTCGTATTTTCTGAACTTATTTCCTAACAAGCCATCTGCTGCCACTCTCTTTCTAGCAAACGCAGCAGCTTTTCATCGCCCTTGGCTGCGGCTACTTGTTTCCGTCGATCGAGAATACTGCAAATATGCGCCCGGTGAACTTGCGCCAAATCCGTAGCAGTTGGCGCAGATTTAACCGCCGCATCAAGGGCGTCAACTGCTGTGACATTGTGCTGGGCTTGAAAATCTCGCTTTGTGGTAAAGTTGATACCGCCGTATTTTTTGGGGACAGCCAGGTGTCTCGGATACCGATAGTTCCAGTCTTGACCCCGATATTTGCCTGCGACTTCGCCTTCGATCATATCGACTGTCGGAATGTCGCACTCGTAGTTTGCACCGCGATAAGTGAGTTTCATATTTTTCGAGCCTTAATATTGAGATAAAAACGGTCAGTCGATTTTGGATTTTGGATTTTAGATTTTAGATTTACTTCACAGATGAATCTGGTAGTTGGGACTTTGGCGTTGCCCTGAGCGCAGTCGTTGGGTCTAAAATTTGGCGATCGACACTGGTGTCCCAGCTTGTACCCGTTTTTGGGCGGGTTACGCTAAGCTTGCTTTTTGTAGCTAAAACTATTTAAGTTTCTGTATTCAATTATACGGTTTTTTAAGTAAAATGTGTTTGTTTACAAAAATTAATATTTTGAGGGTGAGAAGGCAGGAAAAAACCCGCCGCAGCGGGTTTAATCGAGCTTTGACTAATTCGATCGTACTCAGAGCCAAACAGATTGAGATCCGAGGAATTACCCGACTGTCACTTGATCGGTTTGCACGCCTGTGGCGCCCTCTTCAGCAGAGGCGATCGCCACCAACTTATCCAGAACTTCCTGGCTGGGAACTTGACCTTTGAGAACAACCGTGCCACTGAGTTGAGCAACCCAAACAGTCTCAATATCAGCAACTTCTGAATCGCCGTCAAAAGCCAAAGCAACCCGCTTCGCCAGGCCACTTTCGTCAAAATTTCCGTCTGGGCCGACTTTAGCAGGAGCAATGGATTGTGCTTCAGCAGCTTGCTGTACTACTTCTGCCATCGGTTGAGCCTGCTCTTCAGGCTTTTCCATTCCGAATAGTCTTTTAAACCAACCCATAGTAGTTGAGTCTCCAGAAAATACACTTTTCCCAAGATAGCTCTAGAATGCCAAAAGACTCCTAATTGTTGCAAAACTAAGCGAAAGTTCTCAAAATTTTTTTCCGCTAGACTTGCAAAATATAAAATCTCTACTGGTATCCCGATGTTAATGTTGCTCTTTTATGTAGGGGACGATCGCTATGCCTTGGATAGCAGGCGAGTAGTCGAAGTAGTGCCCACTGTCACCTTGAAAAAACTGCACAACGCACCGGAATACATTTCCGGCTTGTTTAACTACCGGGGACATCTCGTCCCGGTGATCGACTTGTGCCAAATGCTACAGGGGACGGCGGCCCGCGCTTACTTGAGCACGCGCATCGTCTTAGTCAATTGCCAGTTTCCCGATACTTCTGAGGGGAACGGTGGCAGTTTGCGCGGCCCCCTAATTTTAGGGCTGATGGCGGAAAGGGTGACAGAAACTCTCGACAAACCAGAAACCGAATTTGTTAGTCCCGGCATTAAGATTGACAGCACTCCTTATTTGGGAGAAATGATTGCAGACGATCGCGGTATGATTCAATTTGTCAGGGTAGAACATCTGCTGCCGGAATCCCAAAAAACTTATTTGCTTCCCCAACAGGAAGGTTGACAGTTGACAGTTGACAGTAGACAGTTGACAGTTGACAGTAGTCATGGGTAATGGGTAATTGATAATTGGTAGTTGGTAGTTGGTAGTTGGCAATTGGTAATTGGTAATTGTGGGCAGGTCCGAAAGTTGATAACTACGATATTAACCAATACGGTTTACTTAAGGCTTTTTGAGGAATTTCTTAAGTCAACCATATTATGGTAGGGGTGGGTTTAGCTAACAATCTATGAAATAATTGACTGTATTAAGGCAAAACCCGCCCAATACAAGTAAACCGTATTGCGATATTAACGCATTAGCTAAAGGTAGCTGTCAACAGTCAACAGTCAACAGTCAACAGTCAACAGTCAACAGTCAACAGTCAACAGTCAACAGTCAACAGAATGAACGCAAATCTACGAGCTAAAATCAATGATACAAGCAGCAATTGAAGCTCTACTCAGACAAAAAATTGGTTTGGATGCCCTGACTATTGGTTCTAATACAATTACTAGAGCCGTGAACCGTCGGATGGCAGATTGCGGTTTGACTGATATAAATATTTACTTGGCAAAACTGCAAACATCCCCTCCAGAATTGGAAGAATTAATCGAAAGTGTCGTGATACCGGAAACTTGGTTTTTTCGCGATCGCGAACCTTTTGTTTTTTTGAGCCGCCACGTGCTTTCAGAATGGTTGCCCAAAAATCCCGGCAAAACCCTGCGCGTGTTGAGCCTTCCTTGCTCGACGGGGGAGGAACCTTACTCGATCGCGATCGCCCTACTCGAAGCTGGTTTAAATCCGAGCGACTTCAGCATCGATGCGGCAGATATCAGCAAAGTTGCTCTCAAAAAAGCGGCTCGCGGAGTTTATGGCAAAAACTCTTTCCGCGACAAAAACTTGGATTTTCGCGATCGCTATTTTACTCCGCTGGCGGGAGACCTTTATCAGTTGAATGACTCAGTGAGACGGAAAGTTAATTTTATTCAGGGAAACATTCTAGACAGCTATTTTTTAGTTGGTCAAATTCCTTACGATGCAATTTTTTGCCGCAACGTGTTAATTTACTTTGATAGTGCAGGCAGAAGTCAGACTGTGCAACTTTTAAATCGGTTGTTGAAACCAGCAGGAATCTTGTTTTTAGGTCACTCGGAAAGCGGGCAAAAACTGCCTCCTCAATTTGTTTCGGTGCGTCACTCCCTAGCATTTGCTTACCGCAAAACCGAAATTCCCCAGAATCAAGGCGAGGTAAAACAACAGGCGACTAACATCAATCATTCACGGCTAATTCGGGAGTTGAAACGCACAGAAAATAGGGATAAAGCCCCGATTTGGCAGTGGCCAAGTGTGAGCGGTAAATCCTCTGCTTCCCAGGAAAAATATCCGAGAGAGGGCGATAATTCGCAGGTTTTGCCAATTCGGACGATCGCCCCGACACCAGCTCCTGCTAAGCCTGCTAGTGCCGATTTAGACGCAGCACGCCGCGCAGCCGATCGCGGACAATTGCAGGAAGCCGCCAAACTGTGCGAAACTTACCTCAGTCAAAATCCCACGAATGCTGATGCTTACGTCTTATTGGGGCAAGTTTACCAAGCAACGGGCGATCGCCAACAAGCTGAGCAATATTTCCAAAAAGCAACTTACCTCAAACCGGATCACTATCAAGGGCTAATTCACCTGGCTTTGCTCAGAGAAGAGCGAGGAGATATTGCCGGTGCTGCGATCGTCCGCCAGCGCATTCAGCGAATCGAAAAATAGCCCGATAAGTAATAACTGAGAACCGAAGCATGGACAACATTTTTAAGCATATGACTTTGCAAAGACGCATGATCGCTGCGTTTGTGTTCATGGGGGCGATCGTGCTGGTAGTGGCTTTAGTCGGCGCCAGCGGTAATTTTCGGCTATCTGCACACCTAGAGTCGCTCGCCAACAACGCTTATCCGAGCACCGTAGCTTTGTGGAAAATCAACGAAGGACAAACACAGGTGCAGTCTTCCGATAGAATGCTGCTCAACGAAGCAATCAATGCTGACCAAAGACGCCGAGAAATCGCCAGAATAAATAAGGCTTGGCAGCAGATAAATCAAGGTTTTAAAGAGTACGAAAAACTGCCGCGCGATGAAGATGAAGAAAAAATTTATCAAGAATTTAAACCGCTGTGGCAAAGGTGGGCTGATGCTCACAAACAATTCCAACAACTAAATATAGAATATGAAAAAGTAGGAATTATTAACCCCAGACAAATCCAAATTGATTTGCTAGAAAAAGGTCAAAATAAGTCACCAGAATTAGCAACTGCTAGAGCAGCAGTCGAGGTGCTTAACAGAATGAACGAAAAAGCGTTTAATGAGAAAATAACTACATTTCAAGCTGCGACAGAGGGAATGGTAGAACTCCTCAACTACAATCGCAAATTAGCAGCAGATTCGGCAAAATTAGCCGCAGAGGATATCACTCAAACTCGGTTCTGGGTGCTTTTAGGCACGCTGCTGGGCCCTTTGACGGCTGTAGTGTTTGGACTGTACTTTAGCAATACGATCGCCAAACCGTTAGGCGCTAAAATTGCTGGAGTTGTGGATGTAGCCGAGAAAATGTCGATCGGCGATTTGACTTCTGAAGTTCATGTCAGCGAAACCAAAGACGAAATCAGCAAATTGCAGAACTCATTCCGCAGCATGAATCGGGGTTTAGCCGCATTAATCAAGCAAGTGCAAACATCGGGAATTCAAATCACTTCATCAGCCACCCAAATAGCAGCTTCTGGCAAACAATTAGAAGCCACAGTCAACCAACAAGCAGCATCCACAAACGAAGTTGTAGCTACTGCCAAAGAAATCGCCTCCACCAGCGGTAAACTCGTAAAAACAATGGATGAAGTTTCGCACATGGCAGAGTCAACTGCCCGCGAAGCTGGCTCCGGTCAAAAAGAGTTAGGTCGCATGGAAAATACTATGAAACTATTGGGAAATTCCACCAACTCTATCTCTAACAAACTTGGAATAATTAGCGAAAAAGCTAACAATATCAACAGCATAGTTACCACAATTACTAAAGTAGCAGATCAAACTAATTTA harbors:
- a CDS encoding type II toxin-antitoxin system RelE/ParE family toxin → MNVEFRKSFEKDLNNLRDESLLQRIQAVIEEVEAAENFGDVSNLKKLKADGNYYRIRIGDYRIGIAFDENIVIFVRVLHRKEVYRYFP
- a CDS encoding HEAT repeat domain-containing protein, producing MERPKTPNPIPNPTGEESRQKEPELQIVQTYKDDAFFQKVIAENRTEKGKHIAIIGEPGAGKTTLLGELAERLPKNSPDFPICIRLADLRESTIEDYLLNNWLKKALQFIDADAENVTPEIGKALKQLFSQGKVWLLLDGVDEMAAESPVQALAKIRDQLTDWVGKARVVLTCRLNVWDAAISNTLTNFETYKTLEFEPDDVDEFIHQWFEQASQDEKRRNSDNETSWHSQGKRLQQQLKAPGKERIRELVRNPLRLSMLCQSWCVAERDLPSTKAALYEQFTTYFFDWKKEEFQQKQRVLKETDKKQIQQALAKLALAAMESANRFRIEQEFAIGQMEEQWFDLADELGWLVLVDRDTRTKKPVYAFYHPTFQEYFAACAITDWHYFLDHQIPPVSDRYRIFERQWREVILLWLGRGEIEAKQKQEFIDALVNFEDGCGKWNSQDDVDKGFYEYRAYFLAAAAIAEFQDYSQIDEVIGQIVRWGFYNGDRVISNAAREALEQTQLPKAIDALVQLLNSPNLDDDTGREVAESLGRIDPGNQKAIDALVQLLISPDHTHYSHSIVRASLKKIGQGNQKAIDTLIQLLYSIDLSNNTRSLLAVSLGMIGQGNQKAIDALLQLLNSANLDDYIRRDVAESLGKIDPGNQKAINALVQLLNSPDIYNYDRLRVAESLGKIDPNNQKTIDTLVQLLNSPNLNADTRIRAPRILQIIGQANKTVSDDLAQLLNSSHLDDDIRSNVAESLGKIDPGNQKAINTLVQLLNSPHLDNDIRRYVTESLGKIGQGNQNAIDTLVQLLNYPNINYISIIEVIRSLGKIGQGNQNAIDTLVQLLNYPNLRIFTRSNVAESLGKIDPGNQKAINTFVQLLNSPNRCDTYIYIWTESLKNIQIDKPLTIIKALIAKLNNFQEINYDCYNLIWHYAQNLPYPDFYQAWHQDTLPNSPTASLNLANLPQILAEAINDRPDLCSKVKLICIDTHQFIEPENSALEIYDMMLNQNCPESQNGYPDTMQKLKLYWNSLRRQSEIPLFFICYDSTALSPTPTGFSAPFLKALSKFDRAICVVCEKADISLPTFSPSQPNLIAKIVAWISEMMA
- a CDS encoding DUF4278 domain-containing protein, with product MKLTYRGANYECDIPTVDMIEGEVAGKYRGQDWNYRYPRHLAVPKKYGGINFTTKRDFQAQHNVTAVDALDAAVKSAPTATDLAQVHRAHICSILDRRKQVAAAKGDEKLLRLLEREWQQMAC
- a CDS encoding BON domain-containing protein is translated as MGWFKRLFGMEKPEEQAQPMAEVVQQAAEAQSIAPAKVGPDGNFDESGLAKRVALAFDGDSEVADIETVWVAQLSGTVVLKGQVPSQEVLDKLVAIASAEEGATGVQTDQVTVG
- a CDS encoding chemotaxis protein CheW: MLLFYVGDDRYALDSRRVVEVVPTVTLKKLHNAPEYISGLFNYRGHLVPVIDLCQMLQGTAARAYLSTRIVLVNCQFPDTSEGNGGSLRGPLILGLMAERVTETLDKPETEFVSPGIKIDSTPYLGEMIADDRGMIQFVRVEHLLPESQKTYLLPQQEG
- a CDS encoding CheR family methyltransferase, producing the protein MIQAAIEALLRQKIGLDALTIGSNTITRAVNRRMADCGLTDINIYLAKLQTSPPELEELIESVVIPETWFFRDREPFVFLSRHVLSEWLPKNPGKTLRVLSLPCSTGEEPYSIAIALLEAGLNPSDFSIDAADISKVALKKAARGVYGKNSFRDKNLDFRDRYFTPLAGDLYQLNDSVRRKVNFIQGNILDSYFLVGQIPYDAIFCRNVLIYFDSAGRSQTVQLLNRLLKPAGILFLGHSESGQKLPPQFVSVRHSLAFAYRKTEIPQNQGEVKQQATNINHSRLIRELKRTENRDKAPIWQWPSVSGKSSASQEKYPREGDNSQVLPIRTIAPTPAPAKPASADLDAARRAADRGQLQEAAKLCETYLSQNPTNADAYVLLGQVYQATGDRQQAEQYFQKATYLKPDHYQGLIHLALLREERGDIAGAAIVRQRIQRIEK
- a CDS encoding methyl-accepting chemotaxis protein; this encodes MDNIFKHMTLQRRMIAAFVFMGAIVLVVALVGASGNFRLSAHLESLANNAYPSTVALWKINEGQTQVQSSDRMLLNEAINADQRRREIARINKAWQQINQGFKEYEKLPRDEDEEKIYQEFKPLWQRWADAHKQFQQLNIEYEKVGIINPRQIQIDLLEKGQNKSPELATARAAVEVLNRMNEKAFNEKITTFQAATEGMVELLNYNRKLAADSAKLAAEDITQTRFWVLLGTLLGPLTAVVFGLYFSNTIAKPLGAKIAGVVDVAEKMSIGDLTSEVHVSETKDEISKLQNSFRSMNRGLAALIKQVQTSGIQITSSATQIAASGKQLEATVNQQAASTNEVVATAKEIASTSGKLVKTMDEVSHMAESTAREAGSGQKELGRMENTMKLLGNSTNSISNKLGIISEKANNINSIVTTITKVADQTNLLSLNAAIEAEKAGEYGMGFAVVAREIRRLADQTAVATLDIENMVKEMQSAVSTGVMEMDKFSHEVSRGMEDIRNIGVQLAEIIQQVQSLTPRFDSVNRGMEAQSEGAQQISETMAQLAETSLQTADALREINSAIALLNEAAQGMRHEISRFKVS